The Myxococcus fulvus genomic interval CAGCTTCACGTACTGCTCGGCGGGGGCGTCCAGCGGGGAGGGCGTCGTCATGGAGGTTCCTGGGGAGGGCGCCGCACCTCGCGTCGCGCAGGCGAGCGTCAGCGAGGTGAAGACGAGAGCGGTCAGGCGTCGGAGGCTCGAGTGCATGGCGATGCCCGTTGTAGATGGCCCCGGCCATGAGTTCCAGCGCTCGCGCTCACGAAGGCCAGGTCAGCCGGACATGTGTGCCATGCGGCTCCACCGCGCGGAGGTCCAGCGTCCACTGGAACCGGCGCGCCAGCCGCTCCACGAGCGACAGGCCCACCCCGAAGCCTCGCTGCTCGGGCTCGCTCCGACCGAAGCCCACCCCCGTGTCTTCGATGCTCCATGACTCGGGCGTGACGCGGATGACGATGCGCCCCTCCTCCGTATACGCGAGCGCGTTCTTGATGAGGTTGCCCAGCATCACCCGCGCCACGGAGCCGGGCAGCGGCACGACGACCTCGCCCGTCGCCTCGAGGACGAGCTCCACGTCTCCCCGAGCGAGGTGGTCACCGTACAGCGCGAGCAGCTCGCGAGAGATGCCCACCAGTCCACACGTCTCATCCGAGCGCCCCGGCCGCGCCAGCCAGAGGATGCCCTCCGTCAGCAGGCCCATCTGGAGGACCGCCTGCCGCAGCCGCCCGAAGGTCGCCGAGTCCCTGGGCGGGTCCAGCTCCAGTATCTCCACCGCGCCCTGGGCCACGGCGAGCGGCGTGCGCAGCTCATGACTGGCGTCCCGGTTGAACGCCCGCTCCCGCTCCAACAGCTCCTGGATGCGGACATCCCGGGCACTCAAGGCCTGGGACAGGGCCCGCACCTCGGTGACGACGATGTCCTCGTCTCGCGGCGCCTGGCCCGACTGGACCTGCGCGACGAGCCGCTCCAGCGGAACCCCCAGCCGCCTGGCGACCAGCAGGGAGAGCCCGGCGGCCCCCAGCAGCGCAAGCATGGCGCTCACCACCAAAAGGCCCGACGTGCGACGCAGCTGGCGCGTGGTGCGGGTCAGCTCCGTCGTGTCGAGCACGCCGTAGCGCGTGAGGCCCGTCGACACGTCCGGTCGCACCGCGACATGGAAGTGTCCATGCCCGGGAGGAAAGATTTCGTACTCGCCACCCAGCGCGTCCGAGGGCACCTCCGCCCGGAGCCACGACGGCAGGCTCTCGTGGCCGACATAGGTCCTGATGCCGAGTGGCATCGCCCCAGCACCGCCACGCCCATCCATCGCGGTGGCGACGAGCCGCGCGAAGAGGGTGTCCTCGAGGTCGTAGCTGAAGAGCGTGAAGAACGCCCCCATGAGGACCAGCGAGAGCGCCGCGGACGACACCATGGCCCCCAAGAGGAGCCCTCGTATCGACCTAGTCCTCACGGGCCTCCAGGCTGTAGCCCTTGTTGCGGTGGGTGGTGATGCCGTCGCCCATCCCCAGCTCGGCGAGCGCGCCTCGCAGCGCATAGACGTGCGTGCGCAGGGCGCTGGACTCCGGTGCGTCGTCGCCCCAGAGCTGATGGGCGAGCGTCGCCGTCGACACGGGCTCGGGCGCGGACTCCATCAGCAGCTTGAGGAGCAACGCCTCGGTCCGGTTGAGTCGCACGCCGCGCTCGCCGCGCCGGGCCTGTCCGGTGTCGGGCTCCAGGGTGAGCGAGCCCACCGTCAGACGCCGACCGCTCGGAGGCACGGGGCGGCGCGCCAGGGCCTGGAGCCGCAGCCGCAGCTCCCTCAGCGAGAACGGCTTGACCAGGTAGTCGTCCGCGCCTGCCCGGAAGCCCTCCTCCTTGTCCTCGAGCGTGTCGCGCGCGGTGAGCATGAGGATGGGCACCAGTCGGGCGGCGAGCTGCCGGTAGCGCTGACACAGCTCGATGCCGCTCATCCCCGGCAGCATCAGGTCCAGCACGATGACGTCGTACTCGTGGCTCAGCGCGAGCGTGAGCCCCTGGGGCCCGGTGGCGGCGAAGTCGAGCTGGAAGTCCGCGCCCAGGAACCTCTCGATGTTGGCCTGGAGGTCACGGTTGTCTTCGACGACGAGCACTCGCATGAGCGGGCAGGGGACCTCGGGAGGGCAGGACGGTCGCAGGCTATCCGATGGAACGTCAATCGAACGTCAACCGCGGGTTGACGCCTGTCCGACACAGCGGAGGGCAGGGTGACGGTGAAGCTCACCTCTCAGGAGTCCACCATGTTCCGCTGGCTGTCGCTGTGCGTGCTGTTGCTGTCCGCCTCCCTCGCCCGGGCCGATGACCCGACGCCATCGCTGGACGTTCGCGGCGCGGATGGAGAGCGCATCCCCACGCGGGTGCTCGAGCCCGAAGGGCGCCACGCGAATCCACCCATCGCCGTCCTGCTGCACGGCCTCACGCGCCGCAAGGAGGACTGGCTGTCGGACGCGGGGCCCACGCATGGCGGGGTCCTGAAGGACGAACTCCTGCGGGCCGGCTACCGCGTCTATCTCCTCGATGCGCGACTGCACGGAGAGCGGGCGAACCCCGAGGCGAAGCCCGGGGCGCTCGCGAAGCTGGCTCACAAGGGCGAGCCCGCGCGGTACATGAAGATGATCGCTGACACCGTGCGGGATGCCCACGCGCTGCTGTCCGCGGTGCTCGCCCAGGGCAAGCCGCCGCGCGTGCTCGTCGTCGGGTACAGCATGGGCGCCCAGGCGGGGCTCCTCCTGGCGGCGCGTGAGAAGCGCGTCACCCACCTCATCACCATGGTGCCGCCCCACATCGACCCGTCGATGGAGGAGGTCGCCCCGTCGCGGCACATGTCGACGATTCGCCAGGACTGGTTGCTGCTGACCGCGAACCAGGATGACTTCGCGCCCGTCGCCGACAGCCGCGCCCTGTTCGACGCCGCTCCGTCCGTGCGCAAGATTCACAAGACGTTCGACAGTGGACACGCCCTCCCCAGGGAATACCTGGACGAGGTGCGGCGCTGGCTCACGGCGAGCCACCGCGCGCCCGGGCGCAAGTCGCCCTGAGCACGTCTTCGCGCGACCCTGGATGTCTCGCGTTGTTTGGTCAACGAACAGGGGAGCGGCGTCTGGATTCGAGGCCTCGCCCAGGCGAGGCGTCGCACTAAAGTCGAAGCATGAAGTTCCTTGGTGAACTGGACGAGACCTCTCGAGCACGGACCCAACGCTGCAACCGCCGTCTCACGGACCCGAACCGGCTGCAGGCCATCCGGGAGACCGGGTTGATGGACACGCCCCAGGAGGAGGCGTTCGACCGCCTCGCGCGGCTGGCGGCGCAGCTGCTCGACGTGCCGTTGACCATCATGTCCCTGGTGGACTCCGAGCGGCAGTTCTTCAAGGCGGACTTCGGGCTGCCCTCGCCGTTCCGGGAGAGCCGGCAGCTCCCCATCGACGCCTCGCTGTGCCGCTACACGCTCGAGGGAGACCCCATCATCTCCGGGAACGCGCCCGCGGACCCGTTCCTGAAGTTCCATCCCTCGACCGGCCCCTGGGGCATCGTCGCCCTCATCGTGCTCCCGTTGATCAACCCCGAGGGGCACGTGCTGGGGACCTTCTGCTGCATCCAACCGAAGGTGCGCGAGTGGACCGAGCAGGACCTCACGGTGATGCGCGAGCTGACGGCGTCCATCATGACGGAGATCAACCTCCGCAATCAGATACAGAAGCTCAAGGCCGAGCAGAACCTCCGGGACACCTTCGTCGCGGCGCTCACGCACGACCTGCGCACCCCGCTGTCGGTGGCGAAGATGAGCGTGCAGGTGTTGGGCAAGCGCCACGCGGACCTGCCGGGCGTGCAGACCTCCGTGGCCCGGGTGAGCGGGAGCCTGGACCGCGCGGAGCGGATGATCCAGAACCTGCTGGACGCAAGCCGCCTCCAGGCCGGCAAGCGGGTGTCGCTCGAGATGACGGAGTGTGACTTCCACGCGCTCACGTCGCAGACGCTGGACGAGCTCGCCGCGCTCTATCCGGACCGCTTCGTCCTGAAGGCGCAGGGCCTGTTCAAGATGAGGGGGGACCCGCTGGGGCTGCGCCGCATCGTCGAGAACCTGGCCTCCAACGCGGCGAAGTACGGCGCGCCGGGCACGCCGATTGAAGTCCTGCTCTCACGCGACGGACGGCAGCTGGTGCTCCAGGTGCGCAACCAGGGCACGCCCATCCCCGCCACCGACTTGCAGACCATCTTCGAGCCGTTCCACCGCACGGTGTCCGCGACCGTGAGCGCGCAGAAGGGCTGGGGGCTGGGCCTGCCCCTGGTGAAGGGGCTCGCCGAAGCGCATGGTGGCAAGGTCCGCGTGACGAGCTCCATCGAGGAAGGGACCTGCTTCACCGTCACGCTCCCGGACGAGGCGGGGTCCTTCGACATCTCGTTCCTCGGCATGAGCCGCGGCGCCTGAGCGGGCGCGGCGCGCTCCTGGCTCAGGTCGGGTTCGCCTCCCACGACAGAGCGAGCTCGCTCCGCCAGGAGACGCCCTGGGCCGAGTCCACGCGCAGGTAGGTCTCGCGGAGGGGGACGCACGGCGTGCGCTCCTTGCCGTGGAGGTGGGCGAAGAGGCGGGCCCAGGAAGGGCCCACGGAGTGGGGCGGTCCGGCGTGCGCGAGCGTGACGGCCTGCACCTCGGGCAGCTCCAGGATGGCGACGCCCTCCGGGGTGGCCCCGGGGGGCAGGGGGACGCACCAGGACTGGTCCGCGTCGTCCTCGCGGTACTCCGCTTCGTGGAAGAGACAGAAGGGCGCCCCGGCCACGTGGGGGCCGCACGCGGCGAACAGCCGGGGGAAGAACACCGACGCGTCGGAGTAGCGCCCCCGGGCCCGGTGCACGGCGACACGAACGGGTGGGAGCCAGCGTTCGACGAGGGGCGGTGGCGCGCGCAGATAGGTCTCCGCCCGCGCCTGGTTCTCGAGCAGCGTGTCCAGCGCGAGCACGGCGCGGCGCGCGCTGGCGGCCTCCTCGGCGAGCCGGGAGCGTACGCGCGCGAGCTGCTCCGCGAGCGAGACCCCCTGGCCCAACTGCGTGAGCACCCCGTGAATCTCCTCCAGGGAGAGCTTCAGGTCGCGCAGCGCGCGCACGGTGTGGGCCAGCGAGATGTCGTGCTCGGTGTAGTAGCGGTAGCCCGAGGAGGCGTCCACGCGAGAGGGCTCGAGCAGCCCCTTCTCCTGGTAGAGCCGCAACGCCTTCACGGTGAGCCCGGTGATGCGAGACACCTCGCCGATGGAGTACAGCAGCCCGCTCACCGCTCCTCCTGGAGGAAGGCGCGCACCGTGGCCGCGAAGGTCTCGGGCTGCTCCTCGAAGGGGAAGTGCCCGCTGCCCGCCAGCTCCACCCGCCGCGCGTGGGGAATCGCTTCTACCACGCGCGTGGTGGCCGAGCGCGGCTGCAGGTCCTGGTCGCCATGGATGACGAGCGTGCGCGCGCGCACCCGGCGCAGCCATCCACTCCAGTCGTGATGCCGTCCCAGGCTCAGGTAGAGCCCGAGCGAGAGGAAGCCTCCGACGCTCCCGGCCTCGGGAGTCCTCGCGTCGGGGCGCTCCGCTCGCGCGGCCCGGGCGTACAGCGGTCCGAAGGCCGCGAAGTGCTCGGCGAGGCGGGACTCGTCGTCCTTCAGGCGGGCCGGGAAGTCGAAGGTGTGCTTCAGCCAGGCGTCCAGCTCCCGCTGTCCGGGTTCGTCCAGACGGGTGCGCACCTGGGTGAACAGGTCATCGCCCTCCGAGGGCATCGTCACCAACGGGGCCGGCGCCACGAGCACGAGCGCGTCCACCCTCTCCGGCCACTCCGCCGCGTACAGCAGGGCGAGCAGGGCCCCGAAGGAGTGGCCCACCAACGTCAGGCGCTCCTGGCCGAGCAGGCGCCGGATGCGCTCCAGGTCCGCGAGCTGCGCGGCGAGTCCCAGGCGGGCCTCCACTTCCTGCAGGGCCCGCCAGGTGCCTCCGGGAGGCGGCTGGGAGACGGGCCGTGAGGAGGCGCCACAGCCTCGCTGGTCATAGAAGTGCCAGCGCAGGGAATCGCCTGTCAGCGCCGCCGCGCGCCATGGGTGCGCTGGAGGCAGGCCAGGGCCGCCGTGCACGACGACGACGTCCCGACCGTCGCCCACGACGACGTGGCGCAGCCGCACCTCCTCGGTCACCTGCCAGGACGAGGCGTCGGCGCGTTGTCCCGGTGGAACGTCCAGCGTCTCGCCCCGCGCGGCCAGCACCTGCGTCACGGTGCCGGGGTGGAAGAGGGCTCGCCCCATCCACCACCAGGCGCCCGCCGCCGCGCCCGCCAGCAGGATGAGGGTTCCAAGGATTGCCGCCGCCATGCGCTTCCTCCGAGACATGTCCGTGGGTGACATGCCCGGAGGGTGGCGCTCTCCCCCAGGGGGAGAGTCAAGCACGAGGCTCCTGGAGGGCGACGGGCGGCGCCTTCCGCGTCATCTGCTGGGAGTCGTCGGACGCAGGCGCCCTTGTCCTATATTCCGAGCGCATGAACGCCGCTGCCATGACGTGTCCACGCTGTCAGAGTCCGGCTGTCCCGGATGCGCGGTTCTGTGCCGCGTGTGGTCAGTCGCTCACGGCGGAGTCGCTCACGCAAACGGGTGGACCCCCGATGGTCATCGACCCCCGCTGGGTCTATCCGGAGCCCGAGGTGCGGCGGGTTCGCAAGGAGGACCCCGCCATCGCCGTCACCGTCTGGACCTTGGTGGGGGTCGTCGTGCTCCTCGCGCTCCTCGCCCTGTCCATGGGGAGCCGGCACCCCTTCATCTGGATCACCCTGGCCACGGTAGGGCTGTTCGTCTTCCTCTTCCGCCAAGGGAGCCGCGAGGAGCGCGAGCTGCGGCAGAAGAAGTCGGAGTTGGTGACGGAGGGCGTGCGGTGTTGGGGCCGGATCCTGGGCGTCGCGCATGCTGGCGCGAGCACGACCGTCAACGGCAGGTCCTGGGTGTCGGTGCGAATCACCGTCGAGGCCTTCGCCGCGCCCCATCCAGGAGGTGTGCAGCCGCACGCGGTCGGCACGCAGGTGGCCGACAAGGTGGTCATCCTCGCCGAGGTCTCACCCCTCCAGTTCGGCCTGTTGATTCCTGGCCACTACTGCGCGTTCACGCTGCACCCCAGGGACCCCTCCTATACGGCCCTGCACGGCTTCGTGACCGCGCAGGGGCTCGTCGTCGCCAGGCTCTAGCGGGCGCCTCCGCGCGCGAGGTCAGCGCGGCAGCTCCGCCTTGACGAAGGTGAGCTTCGGGCTGCGAAAGCCCATCCCCACCCACGCGCCGAGCAGCTTGATGAAGAACGCGACGGATTGGTGCCGGCTGTTGGGCACGTCCGTGGGGAGCGCGGGCCCGGGCGGCAGGTCGGAGGTCATCGTCCGCAGCTCCAGCGGAGGCAGGGTTGCGTCGGCCCAGAGGCCACCATAGAGGCTGAGCCAGTGGCCGTTCTGGAACTCGAGGAAGACGGGCGTGTTGCAGCACGTGGCGACGACGCGGCGGGTCTTCGACTCGGGCGTGAGGCGGAACTCCGCGAGGCGGTCCGTGCCCTGGAGGAAGTGGACGCGGTCCTTGCGGTAGAGCACGAAGCGCGACGCGTCCCGAGGTCCCAGGAGCAGCCGTGACGCGGGCAGCGTCCGGAATCTCGCGACGGCCGCGCGACAGCTGTCGCAGCAGCACTCGGCGCTGATGATGGGGGCCTTCTCCACCCGCAGGGAGACTTCCCCGCAGGCGCAGCCGAGCGATGAGGACTGGGTCATGGTGAGGCTTTCTCCGGGGGCGGGAGCTTGAAGAGCAGGCGGATGTAGCGGTCCAGGTGGTCCAGGCTCTCTCTGGCGAGGGCCGCGTCGTTCCCGGCCTTGGCGAGGACGAAGGCGCCTTGAATCACCGTCTGGGTGTGGCGTGCCAGGCCCTGGGCCGTCCAGCCTCCGGCGACGCGGCGCTTGCGCATGGCGGCGGCGATGTCCGCCTCGAGCGTCTGGGCATGACCGAAGATGCTCGCGGCGCAGGCCTCCCGGATGTCGGGCGCGCTTGCGTGGACCTCCTGCGCCAGCGTCCCCACCAGACAGCAGAACTCCGCCGGACTGCCGGTGATGATGGACTTGCGGAAGGCCACGTAGGCGAGGACCCGCTCGAGCGGGTCTGCGGGGGCGTGGTAGGGCGCGCTCGCGAAGAAGGCGGTCGTCGTCTCCTTCCAGTGCTCCGCGGCGGCCACGCCGAGCCCTTCCTTGCTCTTGAAGTGATGGAAGAGGGCGCCCTTCGTCACCTCCGCGACCTGGCAGAGCTCTTCGACCGAGGTCGCCGCGAAGCCCTTCGCGCGAATCGTGTCGCGCGCGGCCTCGAGCAGCCGCGTCCGGGCATCTCCGCGTTCAGGCGCGTGCTTCGGGGGGCGTGGCATGGAGTCGTAATACCGTACGGTTGGTATGTATGCAAGCATGCTCCAGAGGTCGAGCATGGGCGGGCCCGCCCTGTCGAAGGAGGCGCGCCAGGCGCTACGTTCCAGGGATGCGCGACCTGCGATCCCACCGGTGGATGTGGGTGAAGGCCATCCTCTTCGTCGTCATCGGCTTCGTATCGTCGGCGCTGCTCCTGATGGAGCTGCCCGAGTGGCGCGTCCTGCTCCTGCTGCTGCTCGCCATCTGGGCCTTCTGTCGCGCCTACTACTTCGCCTTCTACGTGCTCGAGAAGTACATCGACCCGTCGTTCCGCTTCTCCGGGCTCACCTCGCTCCTGCGCCACCTCGTCGACAAGCGCTAGGGCGCAATTCCTGCGTCGCTTGGGGTGGGGGCGCAAGAATTGCGTGTCATTGCCTGGTGGGAGGGGCCTGGGTTGCTTGAAGTGATGATGCGTTGTCAGTCGAGGGTTCACGCCTCCGCGTGAGACCTGTATAGGAGTGGGGCGAGGTTCCGCCTGCCCACCTTCTTGATAGTGATTGTCATCGCCGTGGCGGTCCTCGTCTCCCTGATTGCGTTCGCGGCGGGAGTGCTGACCGCGAGCCGCCTGGGGCGGCTGGTATTGCTCGCGGGCCTGGCCCTCCTCCCGCTGGTCGTCACCGGCGCGGGTGTCGCCGTCGGCGTCCGTGAATCGTCCCAGACGCAGTTCTGCCTGGGCTGTCACGAGATGGAGCCGTACGGCCAGAGCCTCTTCGTGGAC includes:
- a CDS encoding sensor histidine kinase, which encodes MVSSAALSLVLMGAFFTLFSYDLEDTLFARLVATAMDGRGGAGAMPLGIRTYVGHESLPSWLRAEVPSDALGGEYEIFPPGHGHFHVAVRPDVSTGLTRYGVLDTTELTRTTRQLRRTSGLLVVSAMLALLGAAGLSLLVARRLGVPLERLVAQVQSGQAPRDEDIVVTEVRALSQALSARDVRIQELLERERAFNRDASHELRTPLAVAQGAVEILELDPPRDSATFGRLRQAVLQMGLLTEGILWLARPGRSDETCGLVGISRELLALYGDHLARGDVELVLEATGEVVVPLPGSVARVMLGNLIKNALAYTEEGRIVIRVTPESWSIEDTGVGFGRSEPEQRGFGVGLSLVERLARRFQWTLDLRAVEPHGTHVRLTWPS
- a CDS encoding MerR family transcriptional regulator; translated protein: MSGLLYSIGEVSRITGLTVKALRLYQEKGLLEPSRVDASSGYRYYTEHDISLAHTVRALRDLKLSLEEIHGVLTQLGQGVSLAEQLARVRSRLAEEAASARRAVLALDTLLENQARAETYLRAPPPLVERWLPPVRVAVHRARGRYSDASVFFPRLFAACGPHVAGAPFCLFHEAEYREDDADQSWCVPLPPGATPEGVAILELPEVQAVTLAHAGPPHSVGPSWARLFAHLHGKERTPCVPLRETYLRVDSAQGVSWRSELALSWEANPT
- a CDS encoding GAF domain-containing sensor histidine kinase, with product MKFLGELDETSRARTQRCNRRLTDPNRLQAIRETGLMDTPQEEAFDRLARLAAQLLDVPLTIMSLVDSERQFFKADFGLPSPFRESRQLPIDASLCRYTLEGDPIISGNAPADPFLKFHPSTGPWGIVALIVLPLINPEGHVLGTFCCIQPKVREWTEQDLTVMRELTASIMTEINLRNQIQKLKAEQNLRDTFVAALTHDLRTPLSVAKMSVQVLGKRHADLPGVQTSVARVSGSLDRAERMIQNLLDASRLQAGKRVSLEMTECDFHALTSQTLDELAALYPDRFVLKAQGLFKMRGDPLGLRRIVENLASNAAKYGAPGTPIEVLLSRDGRQLVLQVRNQGTPIPATDLQTIFEPFHRTVSATVSAQKGWGLGLPLVKGLAEAHGGKVRVTSSIEEGTCFTVTLPDEAGSFDISFLGMSRGA
- a CDS encoding alpha/beta hydrolase, with the protein product MFRWLSLCVLLLSASLARADDPTPSLDVRGADGERIPTRVLEPEGRHANPPIAVLLHGLTRRKEDWLSDAGPTHGGVLKDELLRAGYRVYLLDARLHGERANPEAKPGALAKLAHKGEPARYMKMIADTVRDAHALLSAVLAQGKPPRVLVVGYSMGAQAGLLLAAREKRVTHLITMVPPHIDPSMEEVAPSRHMSTIRQDWLLLTANQDDFAPVADSRALFDAAPSVRKIHKTFDSGHALPREYLDEVRRWLTASHRAPGRKSP
- a CDS encoding response regulator transcription factor; protein product: MRVLVVEDNRDLQANIERFLGADFQLDFAATGPQGLTLALSHEYDVIVLDLMLPGMSGIELCQRYRQLAARLVPILMLTARDTLEDKEEGFRAGADDYLVKPFSLRELRLRLQALARRPVPPSGRRLTVGSLTLEPDTGQARRGERGVRLNRTEALLLKLLMESAPEPVSTATLAHQLWGDDAPESSALRTHVYALRGALAELGMGDGITTHRNKGYSLEARED
- a CDS encoding alpha/beta fold hydrolase, yielding MAAAILGTLILLAGAAAGAWWWMGRALFHPGTVTQVLAARGETLDVPPGQRADASSWQVTEEVRLRHVVVGDGRDVVVVHGGPGLPPAHPWRAAALTGDSLRWHFYDQRGCGASSRPVSQPPPGGTWRALQEVEARLGLAAQLADLERIRRLLGQERLTLVGHSFGALLALLYAAEWPERVDALVLVAPAPLVTMPSEGDDLFTQVRTRLDEPGQRELDAWLKHTFDFPARLKDDESRLAEHFAAFGPLYARAARAERPDARTPEAGSVGGFLSLGLYLSLGRHHDWSGWLRRVRARTLVIHGDQDLQPRSATTRVVEAIPHARRVELAGSGHFPFEEQPETFAATVRAFLQEER
- a CDS encoding TetR/AcrR family transcriptional regulator — translated: MPRPPKHAPERGDARTRLLEAARDTIRAKGFAATSVEELCQVAEVTKGALFHHFKSKEGLGVAAAEHWKETTTAFFASAPYHAPADPLERVLAYVAFRKSIITGSPAEFCCLVGTLAQEVHASAPDIREACAASIFGHAQTLEADIAAAMRKRRVAGGWTAQGLARHTQTVIQGAFVLAKAGNDAALARESLDHLDRYIRLLFKLPPPEKASP
- a CDS encoding GFA family protein; this translates as MTQSSSLGCACGEVSLRVEKAPIISAECCCDSCRAAVARFRTLPASRLLLGPRDASRFVLYRKDRVHFLQGTDRLAEFRLTPESKTRRVVATCCNTPVFLEFQNGHWLSLYGGLWADATLPPLELRTMTSDLPPGPALPTDVPNSRHQSVAFFIKLLGAWVGMGFRSPKLTFVKAELPR